From uncultured Desulfobacter sp., the proteins below share one genomic window:
- the aroA gene encoding 3-phosphoshikimate 1-carboxyvinyltransferase: MKQVVPRKVKDQVVTVPGSKSISHRMLICAALADGVSEIYNVLDSQDISLTRKTLECMGAQIESREDGVLSVTGFGGRPKPWPEPIHLGNSGTSMRLLAGIAALGNTPYTLTGDERMRQRPMGELLDALGRIRINASSQNSEGTPPVVIQGGDRAGGRTLLDCSRSSQYLSALLMAGVFFDDGLVIDLTGPAVSQPYIDLTLDVMNQFGVNAFQISDTCYEVPGAQTYTAGTRSVEPDLSNAGYFWATGAVTGADIGVDNIGTTSLQGDLKQAYIFEQMGCTVNHDGRILRVKGDSLHGVDVDMSDTPDAVPAIAVTAAFAQGTTRITNIGHLRVKECDRIDAVCSQLTKMGIKAVQGPDFMEITGGTPHGAVIETFNDHRIAMAFAVAGLKVDGMKIENPVCVEKSFPTFWQLFEAL, from the coding sequence ATGAAGCAGGTAGTTCCCAGAAAGGTTAAAGACCAGGTGGTCACGGTTCCGGGCTCCAAGAGCATTTCACACAGGATGCTGATCTGCGCCGCCCTGGCAGACGGCGTATCTGAAATTTATAATGTCCTGGACAGCCAGGATATTTCTTTGACCCGCAAAACCCTGGAATGCATGGGTGCTCAAATTGAAAGCCGAGAAGACGGGGTCCTGTCGGTCACAGGTTTCGGCGGACGCCCAAAACCCTGGCCGGAGCCTATCCATCTGGGCAATTCCGGCACGTCCATGCGCCTTTTAGCCGGCATTGCCGCCCTGGGCAATACCCCATATACCCTGACCGGAGATGAACGTATGCGTCAGCGCCCCATGGGTGAACTTTTGGATGCTCTTGGCCGTATCCGGATCAATGCATCTTCCCAAAACAGCGAAGGCACACCGCCGGTGGTCATCCAAGGCGGTGACAGGGCAGGGGGGCGAACGCTTCTTGACTGCTCCCGGTCAAGCCAGTACCTGTCTGCCCTGCTTATGGCCGGCGTTTTTTTTGATGACGGCCTTGTGATTGATTTGACAGGGCCTGCCGTATCCCAGCCGTATATTGATTTAACTTTGGATGTGATGAATCAATTCGGGGTTAATGCCTTTCAGATATCCGACACCTGCTATGAAGTCCCGGGGGCCCAGACTTACACTGCCGGAACCAGATCCGTGGAACCCGATCTTTCCAACGCCGGTTATTTCTGGGCGACAGGTGCCGTCACAGGTGCAGATATCGGCGTGGATAATATCGGCACCACCTCGTTGCAGGGCGATTTAAAACAGGCCTATATATTTGAACAGATGGGCTGTACGGTAAATCATGACGGCCGGATCCTGAGAGTCAAGGGGGATTCATTGCACGGCGTTGATGTAGACATGTCCGATACCCCGGATGCCGTGCCTGCTATTGCGGTAACCGCCGCGTTTGCACAAGGCACCACCCGGATTACCAATATTGGTCATCTTCGGGTCAAGGAGTGCGACCGCATTGATGCAGTGTGTTCCCAGCTCACCAAAATGGGAATTAAAGCGGTACAGGGCCCGGATTTTATGGAAATTACCGGCGGTACACCCCATGGGGCAGTCATTGAAACCTTTAACGACCATCGCATTGCCATGGCCTTTGCCGTTGCAGGCCTGAAGGTGGACGGTATGAAAATCGAAAATCCCGTGTGCGTGGAAAAATCATTTCCCACATTCTGGCAGCTGTTTGAAGCCTTGTAA
- the aroL gene encoding shikimate kinase AroL has product MGPIFLIGYRCTGKTTTGKCLADFLNRSFLDTDLVLESTYATTIAQMVAQHGWSYFREKETETLMGLDLENGPIIATGGGIILAEENRHFLKESGVVVYLYATAPVLTDRIRKDENSTERRPDLTSDSLAIETQRMLDVRNPLYQALADISINTEKYAPNDAAFQIKAELDKINDHN; this is encoded by the coding sequence ATGGGCCCAATTTTTCTTATCGGATACCGGTGTACCGGCAAAACCACTACCGGAAAGTGTCTTGCTGATTTTTTAAATAGATCGTTTCTGGATACGGATTTGGTTTTGGAGTCAACTTACGCTACCACCATTGCACAGATGGTGGCACAACATGGTTGGTCTTATTTCAGGGAAAAAGAGACTGAAACGCTTATGGGGCTGGATTTGGAAAATGGCCCCATTATTGCCACAGGCGGGGGAATCATCCTGGCCGAAGAAAACAGACACTTCTTAAAAGAGAGCGGTGTTGTTGTATATCTTTATGCCACGGCACCTGTTTTGACGGACAGAATCCGTAAAGATGAAAATAGTACCGAGCGAAGACCGGACCTTACCAGTGACAGCCTTGCAATTGAAACACAAAGAATGCTTGATGTCAGAAATCCATTGTACCAGGCATTGGCCGACATATCCATTAACACCGAAAAATACGCCCCTAATGATGCGGCATTTCAGATCAAGGCGGAACTTGATAAAATAAATGATCACAACTGA
- a CDS encoding 2,3-butanediol dehydrogenase: protein MKAAKWYGKKDIRVEEIPNPPAPKPGEAQIKVAWCGICGSDLHEYLAGPIFIPMEPHPLTGAKAPIVLGHEFSGQVVAIGDGVQTVRVGDYVAPDACQHCGVCVTCRQGRYNVCEKLAFTGLMADGAFAEYVNVPAELCYVLPKGFDLEAASLIEPLATGFKAVRMAGSLLGQTVVVIGAGTIGLGTVMCAKAAGASTVVCIEIAAARKKLAKECGADIVLDPSDCDVIAEVKKMTHGSGADVSFECVGQKETAPLAVDLIRNNGKAVIVGIFEEPSAFNFFSLSGTDKMVIGSLAYTIDDFQGVGSLLATGQIKASPLITGRIKLEEIVEKGFDELVNNKATNIKIIVKPT from the coding sequence ATGAAAGCAGCTAAATGGTATGGGAAAAAAGATATACGCGTGGAAGAAATACCCAACCCACCCGCACCCAAACCCGGTGAAGCTCAGATAAAAGTTGCCTGGTGCGGAATTTGCGGATCTGATCTGCATGAGTATCTTGCAGGCCCGATTTTTATTCCAATGGAGCCCCATCCGCTGACAGGAGCAAAAGCGCCCATCGTTTTAGGACATGAGTTTTCCGGACAGGTGGTGGCCATAGGAGATGGTGTACAAACTGTCCGCGTTGGCGATTACGTTGCGCCTGATGCCTGTCAGCATTGCGGTGTTTGCGTAACTTGCCGCCAGGGGCGTTACAATGTATGTGAAAAATTAGCCTTTACCGGGCTTATGGCTGACGGGGCTTTTGCAGAATATGTCAATGTCCCGGCAGAACTTTGCTATGTACTGCCAAAAGGATTTGATCTGGAAGCAGCATCTCTTATTGAACCGCTTGCCACTGGGTTTAAAGCGGTCCGCATGGCCGGGTCGTTGTTGGGGCAAACCGTTGTCGTTATTGGTGCCGGTACCATTGGTCTGGGCACGGTTATGTGCGCAAAGGCCGCCGGCGCTTCAACCGTCGTGTGTATTGAAATAGCGGCAGCACGTAAAAAACTTGCCAAGGAATGCGGAGCCGATATTGTTCTGGATCCCAGTGACTGTGATGTTATTGCCGAGGTCAAGAAGATGACCCATGGTTCCGGGGCTGATGTCTCTTTTGAATGCGTCGGCCAAAAAGAAACTGCGCCCTTGGCTGTTGATCTGATCCGCAACAATGGCAAGGCCGTTATTGTTGGTATTTTTGAGGAACCAAGCGCGTTCAATTTTTTTAGTCTAAGCGGTACGGACAAAATGGTTATTGGTAGTTTAGCTTATACCATTGACGATTTTCAGGGCGTAGGCAGTTTGCTTGCCACCGGCCAAATAAAGGCAAGTCCATTGATCACAGGCAGGATTAAGTTAGAGGAAATTGTTGAAAAAGGGTTTGATGAATTAGTCAATAACAAAGCAACAAACATTAAAATCATCGTTAAACCGACCTGA
- a CDS encoding sigma-54-dependent Fis family transcriptional regulator, protein MYELIRQKNGYRIAKTRHSNGIGKSAPPRRSSLKQFSPVDFKSWRNFVDTGTADIACINKLVLNSWHRCRSMGVDPTSGRCEDFRPVKDLSSELISLKDLVSDTIEFIYDMVRDRGLLVTICDAGGHVISMFGDYQALQGADHLNFGPGANWSEGSVGTNAIGTALAEGQSLQVSGREHFCESHHSWTCSAAPIFNLESRVIGCVDISGPMAANHTDALNLAFKGARILESQLIRRQSMELRRQSAQIISSAFNTVMTGLVFIDLAGRIQIANPVAVSLLGKEIHELMGSTLDAWCKMESALENMAAAPLMHAKKGLSLKWSLTNPMDIRLFPVITSNNVLMGFLVVLKELQRVHRITLPKAQPEERRDPFKNIIGQSNAIVRALDTAKRVADTATTVLITGDSGTGKEILAKSLHDLSSRSKGPFVAVNCGAIARDLIQSELFGYATGAFTGAKKGGNPGKFEQASNGTLFLDEIGEMPLFLQVNLLRVLEEGQVTRLGGTKPVSIDVRIIAATNKNLKQLVEEKQFRQDLFYRLNVVRIALPALSDRVDDIPLLAQYFIRKLSKKMGREVRSVEPGFLSALRAYGWPGNIRELKYAIEGAIALMPENHLSVKCLPSDLRQQVSGYEPVEPVETQTDFTLSSVEKQTIQKAHHHFSGNISKMAKALGIGRNTLYSKLKKYQLTE, encoded by the coding sequence ATGTATGAACTGATCAGACAAAAAAACGGTTATCGGATTGCTAAAACCCGGCATTCTAACGGTATTGGAAAATCTGCGCCCCCAAGACGCTCCAGCCTTAAACAATTTTCTCCTGTGGATTTTAAATCCTGGCGCAATTTTGTTGACACCGGTACCGCAGACATCGCCTGTATAAATAAACTCGTTTTAAATTCCTGGCATAGATGCCGCAGCATGGGAGTGGACCCGACGTCAGGCCGATGCGAGGACTTTCGTCCTGTAAAGGATCTGTCTTCGGAGTTGATCAGCTTAAAAGATCTTGTTTCAGATACCATTGAATTTATCTATGACATGGTCCGGGATCGCGGGTTGCTGGTCACCATATGTGATGCCGGCGGGCATGTGATATCTATGTTCGGGGATTACCAGGCACTTCAGGGGGCGGATCATCTTAATTTTGGTCCCGGAGCCAATTGGTCGGAAGGCAGCGTTGGCACCAATGCCATAGGAACAGCCCTGGCGGAGGGTCAAAGCCTCCAGGTATCAGGCAGAGAGCATTTCTGTGAAAGCCATCATTCCTGGACCTGTTCCGCCGCACCCATATTTAATCTGGAGAGCCGTGTCATTGGGTGTGTTGATATTTCTGGTCCCATGGCAGCCAATCACACCGATGCGCTAAACCTGGCGTTTAAAGGCGCACGGATTCTGGAGAGCCAACTCATCAGGCGGCAAAGTATGGAGTTGCGCCGACAGTCTGCCCAGATCATATCTTCGGCATTTAATACGGTAATGACCGGCCTTGTTTTCATAGATCTTGCCGGCAGGATTCAGATTGCAAATCCTGTTGCCGTATCCCTGCTTGGAAAAGAGATCCATGAATTGATGGGAAGCACCTTGGATGCCTGGTGCAAAATGGAATCCGCCCTCGAAAATATGGCTGCGGCCCCCCTGATGCACGCGAAAAAAGGCCTTTCACTTAAATGGTCTCTTACCAATCCCATGGATATCCGTTTATTTCCTGTGATCACATCAAACAATGTACTCATGGGTTTTCTGGTGGTGCTCAAGGAACTGCAGCGGGTACACCGGATAACCCTGCCCAAAGCGCAACCTGAAGAACGCCGAGACCCATTTAAAAACATCATTGGCCAAAGTAACGCCATTGTCCGGGCTTTGGATACAGCCAAGCGGGTTGCCGACACGGCAACCACCGTTTTGATTACCGGGGACAGCGGTACGGGCAAGGAAATTCTGGCAAAATCTCTGCATGATTTAAGTTCCCGGTCCAAGGGGCCTTTTGTGGCGGTAAACTGTGGAGCCATTGCCAGAGATCTGATTCAAAGTGAACTTTTCGGTTATGCAACAGGTGCGTTTACCGGTGCAAAAAAAGGCGGGAATCCAGGTAAATTCGAACAGGCGTCAAACGGCACCCTGTTTTTAGACGAGATCGGGGAGATGCCGCTTTTTTTACAGGTAAATCTTTTAAGGGTTCTTGAAGAGGGACAGGTGACCCGGCTTGGCGGGACAAAACCTGTCTCCATTGATGTCCGCATCATTGCAGCCACCAATAAAAATTTAAAACAGCTGGTTGAAGAAAAACAATTCCGGCAGGACCTTTTTTACAGGCTTAATGTCGTAAGGATTGCACTTCCGGCCCTGTCCGACAGGGTTGATGACATTCCTTTGCTTGCGCAATACTTTATCCGAAAATTGTCAAAAAAAATGGGCCGGGAAGTCAGGAGCGTGGAGCCGGGCTTTTTATCGGCCCTAAGGGCTTATGGCTGGCCCGGGAATATCCGGGAACTCAAATACGCCATAGAAGGGGCCATTGCGCTTATGCCGGAAAATCACTTGTCCGTCAAATGCCTGCCTTCTGACCTCAGGCAGCAGGTATCCGGTTACGAGCCGGTAGAACCTGTGGAGACCCAAACCGATTTCACGCTCAGTTCCGTGGAAAAGCAAACCATCCAAAAAGCACATCACCATTTTTCAGGAAATATTTCCAAGATGGCAAAAGCACTAGGCATCGGCCGCAACACCCTTTATTCAAAACTTAAAAAATATCAGCTGACCGAATAG
- a CDS encoding 2-oxo acid dehydrogenase subunit E2 — protein MAVEILMPKWGLTMKEGTVSKWLKAIGDTVTKGENLLEVETSKITNTVESPGDGTLHQIVVPEGETVPVMTILGVLAEEGETPEPRQAVVIAQEGEESSGPAPVAEKEKPKKSGFVPASPLARRLAKDWGIDLADVPATGPKGRVVEQDVRDYKDKLDATPAAPVRTAAAVYASDSAFEAAKRAGIDISLVPGTGVGAKITKADVLKAVHPSAAHLQTGRLIPGTVIPMDGMRKVIADNMMASLHNAAQLTVFVEADVTPMVELRDKLRKKHADTDLPRVSYNDIIAYAVCRALKDHPIMNSCLTDAGIELAGNVNLGIAVALEDGLVVPNVKMADVLGLMDIAVRIRELAKKARNNELGMDEIQGGTFTITNVSMIGVDGFTPILNPPETGILGVGRTREKPGVHNGQICIRTMMTLSLTFDHRVVDGAPAMSFLRTLADYLEDPLTLLG, from the coding sequence ATGGCTGTTGAAATTTTGATGCCCAAGTGGGGGCTGACCATGAAAGAAGGAACGGTGTCCAAATGGTTAAAAGCCATAGGAGACACCGTAACCAAAGGCGAAAATTTGCTTGAGGTGGAAACAAGTAAAATTACCAATACGGTGGAATCACCTGGTGACGGGACGTTACACCAGATTGTGGTGCCTGAAGGAGAAACTGTGCCGGTCATGACAATCCTTGGGGTACTGGCCGAAGAAGGAGAGACACCGGAACCTAGGCAAGCGGTTGTAATAGCACAAGAAGGTGAGGAATCCAGTGGCCCGGCCCCGGTGGCTGAAAAGGAAAAGCCTAAAAAATCCGGATTTGTTCCGGCATCCCCCCTTGCCAGACGTCTGGCCAAAGACTGGGGCATTGATTTGGCTGATGTGCCTGCAACCGGACCAAAAGGACGGGTCGTCGAACAAGATGTTCGTGATTATAAGGATAAGCTTGACGCCACGCCTGCAGCACCGGTTAGGACGGCGGCCGCGGTATATGCCAGTGATTCCGCTTTTGAAGCAGCTAAAAGGGCAGGAATCGACATCAGCCTGGTTCCAGGAACAGGCGTGGGCGCAAAGATCACCAAAGCGGATGTTCTTAAAGCCGTTCATCCATCGGCGGCGCATTTGCAAACCGGCAGACTAATTCCCGGAACCGTTATCCCCATGGACGGCATGAGAAAGGTTATTGCCGATAACATGATGGCAAGTCTGCACAACGCAGCCCAGCTCACCGTGTTTGTGGAAGCGGATGTAACACCCATGGTTGAACTCCGGGACAAGCTGCGTAAAAAGCACGCTGACACGGATCTTCCCAGGGTCTCCTATAACGACATTATCGCCTATGCCGTGTGCAGGGCGTTGAAGGATCACCCCATCATGAATTCCTGCCTGACGGACGCAGGAATTGAACTTGCCGGTAATGTTAATCTGGGGATTGCCGTGGCCCTGGAGGACGGTCTGGTGGTGCCCAATGTCAAAATGGCAGATGTTTTAGGGCTTATGGACATTGCAGTCCGGATTCGGGAATTGGCCAAAAAAGCCAGAAACAATGAGTTGGGCATGGATGAGATCCAAGGCGGCACCTTCACCATTACAAATGTCTCCATGATCGGTGTGGATGGATTTACCCCGATTCTTAATCCGCCGGAAACAGGGATTCTTGGCGTGGGCCGCACCAGGGAAAAACCTGGGGTACATAACGGGCAGATCTGTATCCGGACCATGATGACCCTTAGCCTAACCTTTGACCACCGGGTTGTTGACGGGGCCCCAGCCATGTCGTTCCTACGGACATTGGCAGATTACCTTGAAGATCCGCTCACGCTTTTAGGGTAG
- a CDS encoding Lin0512 family protein translates to MKGPKMAGKRFVVELGTGVDLHGNDVTKAACRAVKDAVSRSCLCGIIEVLDLEQFQGVHVDVLVACPEPDLVDEKAVKAQLPVGTKSVTTTLGGMCAKGICVDTFAKGCDTIIVANAAVTVWVDVN, encoded by the coding sequence ATGAAAGGACCCAAAATGGCCGGAAAACGATTTGTTGTAGAATTAGGAACAGGGGTAGATCTGCATGGAAACGATGTAACCAAAGCCGCCTGCCGGGCGGTCAAAGACGCAGTTTCCCGAAGTTGTTTGTGCGGCATTATAGAAGTCTTAGATTTAGAGCAGTTCCAAGGTGTTCATGTGGATGTACTGGTGGCCTGCCCGGAACCTGACCTGGTGGATGAAAAAGCGGTAAAGGCACAGCTCCCGGTGGGTACCAAATCTGTTACCACCACCTTGGGGGGGATGTGTGCCAAAGGGATATGCGTAGATACGTTTGCCAAAGGGTGCGACACTATTATCGTGGCCAATGCGGCAGTAACCGTATGGGTGGACGTTAATTAA
- a CDS encoding thiamine pyrophosphate-dependent dehydrogenase E1 component subunit alpha: MSLSNEQMVEMLHTMIKIRNFEDRVQKFFADGKIPGFVHLYLGEEAIAAGACACLRDTDYITSTHRGHGHVIAKGGDLNLMMAEIFGRTTGYCKGKGGSMHIADVDLGILGANGIVGGGGPIANGAALAIKYRGQDNVAVCFFGDGASNQGTTQEALNLASAWKLPVVFVNENNGYGISCPTSKSMAVTDIADRASAYDMPGVVVDGNDVLAVYEAVFEAVKRARNGQGPSLIECKTYRWRGHFEGDACVYRSEAELEAWKEKDPVALYEKKLVEEEIVTTQALEELNKKVQDDLDAAVSFALESPLPDVSDLTQDVYA; encoded by the coding sequence ATGAGTTTGTCCAATGAGCAAATGGTTGAGATGCTTCATACCATGATTAAAATTCGGAATTTTGAAGACAGGGTCCAGAAATTTTTTGCCGATGGAAAGATTCCAGGATTCGTGCATCTTTATCTTGGGGAGGAAGCCATTGCTGCAGGGGCATGTGCCTGTCTGCGTGATACGGATTACATCACCAGTACCCACAGGGGGCATGGTCATGTGATTGCCAAAGGTGGCGACCTAAACCTGATGATGGCGGAAATTTTCGGCAGAACCACCGGATATTGTAAGGGAAAAGGTGGTTCCATGCACATTGCGGATGTAGACTTGGGTATTCTGGGCGCAAACGGTATTGTGGGTGGCGGCGGTCCCATAGCGAACGGTGCAGCGTTGGCCATCAAATACCGTGGGCAGGACAATGTGGCAGTCTGCTTTTTCGGTGACGGGGCGTCCAACCAGGGAACCACCCAGGAAGCCTTGAACCTTGCCAGCGCCTGGAAACTTCCTGTGGTTTTTGTGAATGAAAACAATGGGTACGGTATTTCATGCCCGACCAGCAAATCCATGGCCGTCACAGATATTGCCGACAGGGCTTCTGCCTATGACATGCCCGGTGTGGTGGTGGATGGAAATGATGTCTTGGCCGTGTATGAAGCTGTTTTTGAAGCTGTAAAGCGTGCCCGTAATGGCCAGGGGCCATCTTTGATAGAGTGCAAGACATATCGGTGGCGGGGGCACTTTGAGGGTGATGCCTGCGTATACCGCAGTGAAGCAGAGCTTGAAGCCTGGAAGGAAAAGGACCCGGTTGCCCTGTATGAGAAAAAACTTGTTGAAGAAGAAATTGTGACAACCCAAGCGCTTGAGGAGCTGAATAAGAAAGTGCAGGACGACCTTGATGCAGCCGTATCATTTGCGCTGGAAAGTCCTTTGCCGGATGTGTCTGATCTCACCCAAGATGTCTATGCCTGA
- a CDS encoding alpha-ketoacid dehydrogenase subunit beta yields the protein MATKTYLQAINEALRQEMERDSNVLIFGEDVGQFGGCFGVTQGLFDRFGEDRVRDTPITESAIVGAATGAAAAGLRPVAELMFVDFIGVALDQLFNQAAKMRYMFGGKAKIPMVLRMPQGAGVGAAAQHSQSLEAWFMHVPGLKVVIPATPYDAKGLLISAIRDDNPVIFLEHKMLYGTEGEVPEEEYTIDFGKAKVVKEGEDLTIVATSQMVLTALEAAEQLAKEGINAEIVDPRTLSPLDMDTILNSVCKTHALLIAHEAVKTAGPGAEIAARVAEEAFDQLDAPIVRVGAPFTPVPFSPPLEQAFIPGVEQIVKTAKTMRE from the coding sequence ATGGCAACCAAAACTTATTTACAAGCCATAAATGAAGCGCTCAGACAAGAAATGGAACGGGATTCCAATGTATTGATTTTCGGTGAGGATGTCGGACAGTTCGGCGGTTGTTTCGGTGTTACCCAGGGCCTTTTTGACCGGTTCGGTGAAGACCGGGTCAGAGATACGCCCATCACCGAGAGTGCCATTGTCGGCGCAGCCACAGGTGCAGCCGCAGCCGGCCTTCGTCCGGTTGCAGAACTGATGTTTGTGGATTTTATCGGTGTGGCCCTGGATCAGCTTTTTAACCAGGCTGCTAAAATGCGGTATATGTTTGGGGGGAAAGCCAAGATACCCATGGTGCTCAGAATGCCCCAGGGGGCGGGTGTCGGTGCTGCGGCCCAGCATTCCCAGTCTTTAGAAGCCTGGTTCATGCATGTGCCGGGTTTGAAGGTGGTCATTCCGGCAACCCCCTATGATGCAAAAGGGCTTTTGATTTCCGCCATCAGGGATGACAATCCCGTCATATTTCTGGAACATAAAATGCTCTACGGCACCGAAGGTGAAGTTCCCGAAGAGGAATACACCATTGATTTCGGCAAAGCCAAGGTTGTGAAAGAGGGTGAAGACCTGACCATTGTGGCAACCTCCCAGATGGTTTTAACGGCACTTGAGGCGGCTGAACAACTTGCAAAAGAGGGCATCAATGCAGAAATCGTGGATCCAAGAACCCTCTCTCCGCTGGATATGGATACTATTCTTAATTCAGTGTGCAAAACCCACGCGCTTTTAATTGCCCATGAAGCGGTTAAAACCGCAGGACCAGGGGCTGAAATTGCCGCCCGGGTTGCAGAAGAAGCCTTTGATCAGCTGGATGCACCTATTGTCCGGGTCGGTGCACCTTTTACACCGGTACCGTTCTCTCCACCCCTGGAACAGGCTTTTATTCCAGGGGTGGAGCAGATTGTCAAAACGGCAAAAACAATGAGGGAGTGA